In the Rhizobium sp. N324 genome, one interval contains:
- a CDS encoding zinc-dependent alcohol dehydrogenase, which translates to MQVSVHIRTVGVSGSERSRMEVRGLVITCPRKVEEWTLSVPLAVSSEVGVRIELCGLCTPEQRVYRGAKPTYPYWGGHELSGTIVFLPDDVPDGLRVGDRVAVLLMRRCGQCRACRLGLDNHCAYLNPKARGGVPQGPGGLANFVGVPAYQVFSVPSFLAPERAALVEPVACVARGINRARAKAGDTVAVIGGGTMGLLHSILLTTKGCDVYLFDDDVATHGPVMSTGAHATGSVHSLSDPKLVEKLTDGWGFDCIFCTRFGVRGIQGAIAAASRGARIVLYQSIPTSDLLSVGANFLHYREIELIGTIAQSADDVRNAIRTIVEHAARFDVLQVNLWPSSNAQEAFEQALDPRVNRVMLDFR; encoded by the coding sequence ATGCAAGTAAGTGTACATATTAGGACAGTCGGTGTGTCGGGGAGCGAGAGGTCTCGTATGGAGGTTCGTGGACTCGTAATTACTTGCCCCCGCAAGGTTGAAGAATGGACATTGTCGGTTCCACTCGCCGTATCGTCCGAAGTCGGTGTGCGGATAGAGTTGTGTGGACTCTGCACACCGGAGCAACGCGTTTATCGGGGCGCCAAGCCGACTTACCCCTATTGGGGCGGGCACGAGTTGTCAGGCACGATCGTGTTTCTGCCGGACGATGTACCGGATGGCCTGCGCGTAGGAGACCGCGTTGCGGTGCTTTTAATGCGCAGATGCGGCCAATGTCGTGCCTGCCGCCTCGGACTGGACAACCACTGTGCATATTTAAATCCTAAAGCGAGAGGAGGGGTGCCGCAGGGGCCGGGGGGATTGGCCAATTTTGTGGGCGTACCCGCCTATCAGGTTTTTTCCGTACCTTCCTTTTTGGCTCCCGAGCGTGCCGCGTTAGTTGAACCTGTCGCCTGCGTGGCACGCGGCATAAATAGGGCGCGTGCAAAGGCTGGAGACACTGTGGCCGTCATCGGCGGAGGCACGATGGGCCTTCTCCATTCGATACTTCTGACAACCAAAGGATGCGACGTTTACCTTTTCGATGACGACGTGGCAACGCATGGGCCTGTGATGTCGACCGGCGCCCATGCAACGGGGTCAGTTCATTCTCTGTCTGATCCGAAACTCGTCGAGAAATTAACGGATGGCTGGGGCTTCGACTGCATCTTTTGCACGCGCTTCGGTGTCAGAGGCATTCAGGGGGCCATAGCTGCGGCGTCACGCGGTGCCAGGATTGTACTCTACCAATCGATTCCGACGTCCGATTTGTTATCGGTAGGCGCTAACTTTCTGCATTACCGGGAAATTGAACTGATCGGCACCATAGCCCAAAGCGCGGACGACGTGAGAAATGCCATCCGAACCATCGTTGAACACGCCGCACGCTTCGACGTGCTGCAGGTCAATCTTTGGCCCTCGTCAAACGCCCAAGAGGCATTCGAGCAGGCGCTCGATCCACGTGTTAATCGCGTGATGCTAGATTTCAGGTAA
- the repA gene encoding plasmid partitioning protein RepA has translation MAKTAAKTAPVVEGLTALMERHADALSSQLQAHHLKVFPPTSEKGIRSFAPSEASKLLGIGESYLRQTASEMPELHVSMSPGGRRTFTIEDIHSIRKHLDLIGRGNRRYLPHRRTGEQLQVVSVMNFKGGSGKTTTAAHLAQYLAMRGYRILAIDLDPQASLSALFGSQPETDVGPNETLYGAIRYDDEQVPIEQVVRGTYIPDLHLIPGNLELMEFEHDTPRALMNRKEGDTLFYGRISQVIEDIADNYDVVVIDCPPQLGYLTLSALTAATSILVTVHPQMLDVMSMNQFLAMTSNLLREIENAGAQFKFNWMRYLVTRFEPSDGPQNQMVGYLRSIFGENVLNFPMLKTTAVSDAGLTNQTLFEVERGQFTRSTYDRALEAMNAVNDEIETLIKKAWGRTT, from the coding sequence ATGGCGAAAACCGCAGCAAAAACAGCGCCGGTCGTCGAAGGGTTGACCGCATTGATGGAGCGTCATGCTGACGCTCTCTCCAGCCAACTTCAAGCACATCATCTCAAGGTCTTCCCGCCGACGTCCGAAAAGGGCATTCGATCCTTTGCACCGTCAGAAGCCTCAAAATTGCTTGGCATCGGTGAGTCTTATCTTAGACAAACTGCTTCGGAAATGCCTGAACTGCACGTTAGTATGAGCCCTGGCGGTCGACGCACGTTCACGATCGAAGATATTCATTCAATCCGTAAGCACCTGGACCTGATTGGCCGCGGGAACCGGCGCTACCTGCCCCATCGTCGCACGGGGGAGCAGCTTCAAGTCGTCTCGGTGATGAATTTCAAAGGCGGCTCGGGCAAGACGACGACAGCCGCGCATCTGGCACAGTACCTGGCAATGCGTGGCTACCGGATTCTCGCGATTGATCTTGATCCCCAAGCAAGCCTTTCCGCACTCTTCGGCAGTCAGCCAGAAACTGACGTTGGTCCGAACGAAACACTCTATGGCGCCATCCGGTATGATGACGAGCAGGTCCCAATCGAGCAGGTTGTCCGAGGAACGTACATCCCGGATCTTCATCTAATTCCTGGCAATCTTGAACTGATGGAGTTCGAGCACGATACCCCGCGCGCGCTTATGAACCGGAAGGAAGGTGACACGCTTTTTTACGGTCGGATCAGTCAGGTCATCGAAGACATCGCGGACAACTACGATGTCGTCGTTATCGATTGCCCTCCCCAACTTGGCTATCTCACGCTTTCAGCTCTGACCGCCGCAACCTCGATCCTCGTCACCGTCCATCCCCAGATGTTGGATGTAATGTCGATGAACCAGTTTCTGGCGATGACCTCGAATCTCCTTCGGGAAATCGAGAACGCAGGCGCCCAGTTCAAGTTCAATTGGATGCGCTACCTCGTCACTCGTTTTGAACCGAGCGATGGCCCGCAGAACCAGATGGTGGGCTATCTGCGTTCGATCTTCGGCGAAAATGTTCTCAATTTTCCGATGCTCAAGACGACCGCCGTTTCGGACGCTGGCCTGACGAATCAAACCCTCTTTGAGGTTGAGCGCGGACAGTTCACGCGCTCGACCTATGATCGGGCCTTAGAGGCGATGAACGCCGTCAACGACGAGATCGAAACTCTAATCAAAAAAGCATGGGGTAGAACCACATGA